The Chloroflexus aggregans DSM 9485 genome segment GTGGGAGCAAGTATCTTAGCACGCGAGATCGCCGATAGTCCGCATAACGTTACCCGTTTTGTGGTCCTGGCACACGAAGATGCCCCACCGACCGGCGATGATAAGACGAGTTTTTGCTTCGGTTTCACCCGCGAGGATCGCCCCGGTAGCCTGGTTAGTGCGTTGCAGGAATTGGCCGCTGAAAATATTAACATGACGAAACTCGAATCGCGACCAACCCGCGCGATTCTGGGGCAATATATCTTTTTGGTTGACATCAACGGACATCGGCACGAACCACACGTTGCACGTGCCCTTGAACGGATTCGCGAACGTACCGGAATGCTGAAGATTTTTGGCAGTTATCCTCGCTGGAAAGGAAGCAACGGCAATCACCGCTAGCCGCGGCAAGGAGTGGTAAGGATGGATAAACCGCGCACGTTATTTGAAAAGGTCTGGGAATCTCACCTGGTGCGTCCAGAGACGCCGGAAACACCGGCCGTTCTTTATATCGATCTGCATCTGATCCACGAAGTAACGTCACCACAGGCATTTACCGAGTTGCGCCGACGCGGATTGCGTGTACGCCGACCCGACAAGACGTTAGCGACGATGGATCATAGTACACCGACGACGCCACGGAACCATCTCGGTATCATCCCGGTTGTCGACCCAATGGCGATGAGCCAACTTGAGCAATTGCGGAAGAATTGCGCCGAGTTTGGGATCCCGTTGTTTGAGTTGGGTGATGAGAATCAGGGAATCGTACACGTGATCGGGCCGGAGCAGGGGTTGACTCAGCCGGGTATGACGATTGTGTGTGGTGATAGTCATACCAGTACCCACGGTGCGTTTGGAGCGTTGGCCTTTGGGATTGGTACGTCGGAGGTGGGGCATGTTTTGGCTACCCAGTGCCTCTTGCAGCGTAAACCAAAGACCTGCGCTGTGCGGATCGATGGTCGGCTTGGCCCTGGCGTGACTGCTAAAGACATTATCCTGGCTCTGATCGCGAAATACGGTGTCGGTGGTGGCACCGGCTACGTTTTTGAGTATATGGGTGAAGCTATTCGCGCGCTCTCGATGGAAGAGCGGATGACGATCTGCAATATGAGTATCGAGGGTGGGGCCCGCGCCGGCATGGTCGCACCTGATGATACGACGTTTGAGTATATTGCCGGTCGTCCGTTTGCTCCGAAAGGGGCTGCATTTGAGGCGGCGGTCGCTTACTGGCGCACGCTCCCAACCGACGATGGGGCTGTGTTCGATCATGAACTGACGTTGTCGGCCGGTGATCTGAAGCCGATGATTACTTATGGAACGAATCCCGGTATGGGGATTCCGATTGATGCACCAATCCCCCGACCTGAAGAGATGCCTGATGCGCGCAGCCGGGCGGCACTCGATAAAGCGTTGGCGTATATGGGTCTTGAGCCGGGGAAGCCGCTCCTCGGTCATCCGGTTGATGTTGTCTTTATCGGTTCATGTACGAACTCGCGCTTGTCGGATCTGCGACAGGCAGCCCAGTTCTTCCGTGGACGTAAGGTGGCGCCGGGGGTGCGTGTCATGGTAGTACCGGGTTCGCAGCAGGTGAAGCGTGCGGCGGAAGCTGAGGGGTTGGATCGGATTTTCAAGGAGGCAGGCGCTGAATGGCGCGAAGCCGGTTGCAGCGCTTGTTTGGGAATGAACGACGATAAGGTGCCGCCGGGGAAGTATGCGATTAGCACCTCCAACCGTAACTTTGAGGGGCGACAGGGTCCGGGTGCCCGCACGATGTTGGCTAGTCCGTTGACGGCGGCGGCAGCGGCGGTTACCGGTGTCGTTACCGATCCGCGCACGTTGTTAACGCAAAGGCGCTAAGAACGCAAAGGCGCTAAGAACGCAAAGGCGCTAAGAACGCAAAGGCGCTAAGAACGCAAAGGCGCTAAGAACGCAAAGGCGCTAAGAACGCAAAGGCGCTAAGAACGCAACCCAAGGTTGACAGGAGATGGGCATGGAACCAATTTCAACGATTACCGGTAAAGTGGTCGTCTTACCGGTTGAGAATATTGACACCGATCAGATTATTCCGGCGCGTTTTCTCAAAGTTACAGACAAGAGTGGTTTGGCGGCGGGGTTGTTTGAGGCATGGCGCTACCTACCCGATGGGACTCTCAACCCCGATTTTCCGCTGAATCGGCCGGAAGCAGCAGGAGCTACTATTCTCATTAGCGGTCGCAATTTTGGCTGCGGTAGCTCACGTGAGCACGCGCCATGGGCTTTGCAAGACTACGGTTTTCAAGCTGTGATCGCTCCCTCGTTTGCCGACATTTTTCGGAATAACGCGCTCAAGATCGGGTTGTTGCCGGTAATGGTCGAGCAGAGTGTCTACGATGAGTTAGTGGTCATGTATGCGAATGACCCTTCCATGGTGCTAACAATTGATCTAGCAGCGCAGATCGTCGCCTTACCCGATGGCCGGCAGGTACATTTTCCTATCGATGCGTTTAGTAAGTATTGCCTGCTGCACGGAGTCGATCAGCTTGGCTTTTTGCTCCAACAAGAAGCGGCGATTGCGGCTTACGAGGCAGCACACCCCCAGCCGGTGCAAACGACGGTACGCCGTTAACGAGATTTGCAACTGTATGCAACTAATCGGCGCTGTCTGCGTTATTATAAGTAGACGCAGCAGCGCCGAAATGTCTTGATTCTGTGTTGGCGAACTATGCACCGACTTGCCCGCTGGCTCATGATCTTGTGCTTACTCGTCGCAGCTCCACCGGTACACGCGCAGCCAGCGGGTAGGTGGAGTGTTGCCGAGTTTTTAGCCGATCAACCGGGACGGTTACGCGATCTCACCTTTGATGGGCGTAGTGCAGCTCAGATTATTGAGGAGCAGAGTAGCTATTTTGGGATCAGTCCGTTTTTGATCCTTGCGCTGCTCGAAGCTACTGCCGGTCTCCTGAGTGATCCGTCACCGCCGGCAGACGCTATTTCGTACCCTTTCGGACGACACGGCCCTGAGGGTTTCGTCGCGCAAATTGAATGGGTCAGTCGTGAATTGCGTGCCGGATTGGGGCCGTACCAACAATCGCCTACGTTGCGCCTAAGCGATGGCTTAACGCTAACCCTGTCGCTCGATGAACCGGCAGAATGGATTGCGATCAAGCGTTTCTTGGCCCACGGTCGCGATTCGACGGCATGGTTAGCAGCGGTAAAGGCTACACATACCGCATTACGTACCTATTTTGACGGGCAACTGGCTCCTCCGGCAACGGTTGCCTCGTCGAACACAGGTTGGTTGCGTGCGCCATGGCCTCTGGGTACACGTGTCGTCCATCTGGCCTATTTCGATCACATGTACCCTATGGTCGATCTTGGCAGTGATGGCAATAGTGAGATGGTTGACTATCTCGGTCGGCGTAATCTCCAATACAACAGCCATGACGGTCACGATTATGTCTTTCCAGATGCGCCGTTTACCACACCTATTCTCGCCACCGCTGCCGGAACAGCCTACGCTTTTAGCGAGGCGCGCGGACTTGGAGTAGTGATTATTCATCCGAACGGCTATGAAACCGTCTACTGGCACTTGAGTGCGCTCGATCCTATCTTCAACACCGGAAACGGTGTGCCGGTCGTGGCCGGTCAGCCAATTGGGGTCAGTGGTGCTAGTGGGGTAAGTGGTACACCCCATCTCCACTTTGAAGTCCGTCGTTGGGAGGGTGGGATACGTAAACAAGTCGATCCGTATGGTTGGTATGGGACGGGAGTCGACCCTTGCCCTATGTACGCCGGTTGTGCGATAAGTACGTGGCTATGGCATCCCGACCTCAGCGGCCAGTATGACTTTACCCCGCCCAATTACCCACCACCACCTGGCGACACGACGCCGCCGATTGGTACAATGCGGGTAGCACCACCGTCTGATCTACTATTGGCCGCCACCTTTGATGGGCATCCTCTCCAAACGGTTGGGCAGGGGTTACCGCAGATCAGCGGTGTACTCAGCTTTGAAGCAGGGCGTTTTGGGCAAGCGTGGAATAGTGAGCGTGGTTCCTTAGCCTTCCCCACAACCGGTAACCTCGATCTCGCGCAGGGGACAATTAGTTTGTGGGTAGACATTCCGACCGACTATCCGGTCAATAGTCGCAACCGTCATTACCTCTTCGCGACGAGTGCTGACCCAACGGGAGCACCGGTGTATACGGGTACCCTAGCACTGCGACGAGACCGGTTAGGACCGCATGGAAGCGCCCAATGGACATTCTGGACGGTGCAGGATGCCGATAGGGGTGAGGATCAATTGAGTGTACCGGACACCTTATCGCCGGGATGGCACCATTTTGCGGTGAGTTGGGAAGCAACGAGTGGCACGAAAGCGCTTTATATCGATGGTGTGCTGGTTGCAGAGCGGAGCAATACTGCATTCCCGACAATTGCCGGCGCGCTCTTGCACCTCGGTCGTTTCAGTAGTGATAGTCCAGGCGCCGGGGTGCGGGTTGATGAACTGGCCGTCTACAACCGTCCGTTAACAGCAGAGGAGATTGCCGATTTAGCCAAAAAGCCGCCGCTTAGCACTGAGCCGATACCGATTACCGACCAATTGATCCGGATTGATACCAACGCCCTCGACGATAATGGTGGCATTGCAGCGGTCATTCTTGGGATCAACGATGAACTGAGCGATCCACTGCCGTACTACGACAGTTACCGATGGAGCTTGCCGGCGGTGAAGGGTGAGCATATGGTGTCTGTCCAGTATATTGATCGGGCGGGTAATACAACCGTGGTTACTCAGACGGTGCGAGTTAATCTACCACCACACGTTGATGTGGATAGTGAATGGCTCGATCAAGTGACGGTGCGCTTGCGTTTTAACGTGCGCGATGCTGAATTACCGGTCGAGATGCAATTCAGCACACAGCCCGACTTTGCCGCTACACCATGGTTGCCGCTGGTACCGGAGGTGCGCTGGCGATGGGAGGAAACCGAGCGACCACACCTCTTCGTGCGTTTTCGTGATGCAGCCGGTCTGGTGAGTGTCCCGATAGAGATTACCCTACGCCATCAGGTGTTTATCCCGCTGGTGGGACATTAGCCTTCGGATGATGCGGTTGCAGAACG includes the following:
- the leuC gene encoding 3-isopropylmalate dehydratase large subunit, with protein sequence MDKPRTLFEKVWESHLVRPETPETPAVLYIDLHLIHEVTSPQAFTELRRRGLRVRRPDKTLATMDHSTPTTPRNHLGIIPVVDPMAMSQLEQLRKNCAEFGIPLFELGDENQGIVHVIGPEQGLTQPGMTIVCGDSHTSTHGAFGALAFGIGTSEVGHVLATQCLLQRKPKTCAVRIDGRLGPGVTAKDIILALIAKYGVGGGTGYVFEYMGEAIRALSMEERMTICNMSIEGGARAGMVAPDDTTFEYIAGRPFAPKGAAFEAAVAYWRTLPTDDGAVFDHELTLSAGDLKPMITYGTNPGMGIPIDAPIPRPEEMPDARSRAALDKALAYMGLEPGKPLLGHPVDVVFIGSCTNSRLSDLRQAAQFFRGRKVAPGVRVMVVPGSQQVKRAAEAEGLDRIFKEAGAEWREAGCSACLGMNDDKVPPGKYAISTSNRNFEGRQGPGARTMLASPLTAAAAAVTGVVTDPRTLLTQRR
- a CDS encoding LamG-like jellyroll fold domain-containing protein, which gives rise to MHRLARWLMILCLLVAAPPVHAQPAGRWSVAEFLADQPGRLRDLTFDGRSAAQIIEEQSSYFGISPFLILALLEATAGLLSDPSPPADAISYPFGRHGPEGFVAQIEWVSRELRAGLGPYQQSPTLRLSDGLTLTLSLDEPAEWIAIKRFLAHGRDSTAWLAAVKATHTALRTYFDGQLAPPATVASSNTGWLRAPWPLGTRVVHLAYFDHMYPMVDLGSDGNSEMVDYLGRRNLQYNSHDGHDYVFPDAPFTTPILATAAGTAYAFSEARGLGVVIIHPNGYETVYWHLSALDPIFNTGNGVPVVAGQPIGVSGASGVSGTPHLHFEVRRWEGGIRKQVDPYGWYGTGVDPCPMYAGCAISTWLWHPDLSGQYDFTPPNYPPPPGDTTPPIGTMRVAPPSDLLLAATFDGHPLQTVGQGLPQISGVLSFEAGRFGQAWNSERGSLAFPTTGNLDLAQGTISLWVDIPTDYPVNSRNRHYLFATSADPTGAPVYTGTLALRRDRLGPHGSAQWTFWTVQDADRGEDQLSVPDTLSPGWHHFAVSWEATSGTKALYIDGVLVAERSNTAFPTIAGALLHLGRFSSDSPGAGVRVDELAVYNRPLTAEEIADLAKKPPLSTEPIPITDQLIRIDTNALDDNGGIAAVILGINDELSDPLPYYDSYRWSLPAVKGEHMVSVQYIDRAGNTTVVTQTVRVNLPPHVDVDSEWLDQVTVRLRFNVRDAELPVEMQFSTQPDFAATPWLPLVPEVRWRWEETERPHLFVRFRDAAGLVSVPIEITLRHQVFIPLVGH
- the leuD gene encoding 3-isopropylmalate dehydratase small subunit; translation: MEPISTITGKVVVLPVENIDTDQIIPARFLKVTDKSGLAAGLFEAWRYLPDGTLNPDFPLNRPEAAGATILISGRNFGCGSSREHAPWALQDYGFQAVIAPSFADIFRNNALKIGLLPVMVEQSVYDELVVMYANDPSMVLTIDLAAQIVALPDGRQVHFPIDAFSKYCLLHGVDQLGFLLQQEAAIAAYEAAHPQPVQTTVRR